The following proteins are co-located in the Microplitis demolitor isolate Queensland-Clemson2020A chromosome 3, iyMicDemo2.1a, whole genome shotgun sequence genome:
- the LOC103572191 gene encoding trypsin 5G1 has protein sequence MANKPSRIVGGESARIEDWPAVVVVRNILTNETCGGVLISHKHVLTVAHCIVSGREEDDPSMDQLEYYKVRSGSSSCKNMDQDKWIPVVTINIHRFFLKYPPTPDADIAILELKRTLDLEPALIPTRQFREGETGTILGCGWTKPEDSSSVDDLKKASMTITKVDDSSIKAIATTGIAFCYGDSGGPFLIGNTVVGIISNSFDCTGNTPGSYTNVYTYTTWIDDVLTYGGQSIFSGDVKIRKNNFS, from the exons ATGGCCAACAAGCCAAGTAGAATAGTTGGTGGCGAATCAGCAAGAATAGAAGATTGGCCAGCGGTAGTTGTTGTTAGAAATATTCTGACTAACGAAACGTGTGGTGGTGTACTTATAAGTCATAAACATGTATTAACGGTAGCACATTGTATTGTTAGTGGCCGTGAAGAAGATGATCCATCCATGGATCAATTGGAGTATTATAAAGTACGATCAGGATCAAGTAGTTGTAAAAATATGGATCAAGATAAATGGATTCCTGttgtaacaataaatattcacAGATTCTTTCTTAAATATCCACCAACGCCTGATGCCGACATTGCAATATTAGAG ttgAAAAGGACTCTAGACTTGGAACCAGCGTTAATACCTACAAGACAATTCAGAGAAGGTGAGACAGGAACAATTCTTGGTTGTGGATGGACCAAACCTGAAGACAGTTCTAGTGTCGATGATCTTAAAAAAGCATCAATGACTATTACAAAAGTTGATGATAGTTCTATTAAAGCAATTGCAACTACAGGAATCGCATTTTGTTAC GGTGACAGTGGTGGTCCATTCTTGATTGGTAATACTGTCGTGggaataatttcaaattcatttgaCTGTACAGGTAATACACCTGGAtcatatacaaatgtatatacatacacaacATGGATTGATGATGTATTAACTTATGGAGGACAAAGCATATTTTCGGGAGATGTCAAAATTagaaagaataatttttcataa